The following coding sequences are from one Vulpes vulpes isolate BD-2025 chromosome 12, VulVul3, whole genome shotgun sequence window:
- the TNFRSF14 gene encoding tumor necrosis factor receptor superfamily member 14 isoform X1 — MGPLQGWELPPWSQAPKADALSQALYLLLLGSLPWALATAPCKEEEYPVGSECCPKCSPGYRVKEACGELTGTVCAPCDPGTYTAHLNGLSECLQCRMCDPAMALVTRQKCSRTENTVCACAQGHFCISENEDDCVECRPHTPCKPGQRVVARGTKQRDTMCEDCPPGTFSPNGTLEQCQPWTMCSGPFQREAHAGTSSSDVTCSSWGPPLMSSFLGIFVLLVLISLCFWMKRRRPHERSTKPRTFQQVLLVISLALTHWRSRRPHRTSPQWPWRRQHPCPLRGYDPLTDGQLQDADV; from the exons ATGGGGCCTCTTCAAGGCTGGGAGCTGCCCCCCTGGAGCCAGGCCCCCAAGGCTGATGCCCTGAGCCAG GCCCTGTACCTCCTCCTCCTGGGGTCCCTCCCCTGGGCTCTGGCCACGGCCCCCTGCAAAGAGGAAGAGTATCCGGTAGGGTCCGAGTGCTGTCCCAAATGCAGCCCAG GTTACCGGGTGAAGGAGGCCTGTGGGGAGCTGACTGGCACCGTCTGTGCTCCCTGTGACCCGGGGACCTACACGGCCCACCTCAATGGCCTGAGCGAGTGTCTGCAGTGCCGAATGTGTGACCCAG CCATGGCCCTGGTGACCAGGCAGAAATGCTCCAGAACAGAGAATACTGTGTGCGCCTGTGCCCAGGGCCACTTCTGCATCAGTGAGAACGAGGACGACTGTGTGGAGTGCCGTCCCCACACGCCCTGCAAACCTGGACAGAGGGTAGTGGCCAGAG GCACCAAGCAGAGGGACACGATGTGTGAAGACTGCCCTCCCGGGACCTTCTCACCCAATGGGACCCTGGAGCAGTGCCAGCCCTGGACCAT GTGCAGCGGCCCTTTTCAGCGGGAAGCACATGCTGGGACCAGCAGCTCCGATGTCACAtgctcctcctggggccctcCCCTTATGAGCAGTTTCCTTGGTATATTTGTGCTCCTTGTCCTCATAAGCCTCTGCTTTTGGATGAAACGTAGAAGGCCGCATG AGAGATCCACCAAGCCAAGAACCTTTCAACAGGTATTACTGGTCATCTCACTCGCCCTGACCCACTGGAG GTCCCGCAGGCCCCACCGGACGTCACCACAGTGGCCATGGAGGAGACAGCATCCATGCCCCCTGCGGGGGTATGACCCACTCACTGATGGACAGCTCCAGGATGCAGATGTCTGA
- the PRXL2B gene encoding prostamide/prostaglandin F synthase isoform X1: MSTVDLARVGACVLKHAVTGEAVELRTLWLEQACVVAGLRRFGCSVCRWIARDLSSLRGLLDQHGVRLVGVGPEVLGVQEFLDGGYFAGELYLDESKQFYRELGFKRYNSLSILPAALGKPVRDVALKAKAVGIHGNLSGDLLQCGGLLVVTKELARRLCPPGEHLAGPGHLSGRLCQ, from the exons ATGAGCACTGTGGACCTTGCCCGCGTGGGCGCGTGTGTCCTGAAGCACGCGGTGACCGGCGAG GCCGTGGAGCTGCGGACTCTGTGGCTGGAACAGGCGTGCGTGGTGGCCGGCCTGCGGCGCTTCGGCTGCTCAGTGTGTCGCTGGATCGCCCGGGACCTCAGCAGCCTCAGGGGGCTCCTGGACCAGCACGGCGTGCGCCTGGTGGGCGTGGGCCCCGAGGTCTTGGGCGTGCAGGAGTTCCTGGACGGTGGCTACTTCGCAGGAG AGCTTTACCTGGATGAGAGCAAGCAGTTCTACAGGGAGCTGGGCTTCAAGCG GTACAACAGCTTGAGCATCTTGCCGGCTGCCCTGGGAAAGCCTGTGCGCGATGTGGCCCTCAAG GCCAAAGCTGTTGGCATCCACGGGAACCTGTCTGGGGACCTGCTGCAGTGTGGGGGGCTACTGGTGGTTACCAAAG AACTCGCCAGGCGACTATGTCCCCCGGGAGAGCATCTTGCAGGCCCTGGGCATCTCAGCGGAAGGCTGTGCCAGTGA
- the PRXL2B gene encoding prostamide/prostaglandin F synthase isoform X2, with protein MCLCKTGRGAADSVAGTGVRGGRPAALRLLSVSLDRPGPQQPQGAPGPARRAPELYLDESKQFYRELGFKRYNSLSILPAALGKPVRDVALKAKAVGIHGNLSGDLLQCGGLLVVTKGGDKVLLHFVQNSPGDYVPRESILQALGISAEGCASESPQCDGQVCTR; from the exons ATGTGCTTATGCAAAACAG GCCGTGGAGCTGCGGACTCTGTGGCTGGAACAGGCGTGCGTGGTGGCCGGCCTGCGGCGCTTCGGCTGCTCAGTGTGTCGCTGGATCGCCCGGGACCTCAGCAGCCTCAGGGGGCTCCTGGACCAGCACGGCGTGCGCCTG AGCTTTACCTGGATGAGAGCAAGCAGTTCTACAGGGAGCTGGGCTTCAAGCG GTACAACAGCTTGAGCATCTTGCCGGCTGCCCTGGGAAAGCCTGTGCGCGATGTGGCCCTCAAG GCCAAAGCTGTTGGCATCCACGGGAACCTGTCTGGGGACCTGCTGCAGTGTGGGGGGCTACTGGTGGTTACCAAAG GTGGTGACAAAGTGTTGCTACACTTTGTCCAGAACTCGCCAGGCGACTATGTCCCCCGGGAGAGCATCTTGCAGGCCCTGGGCATCTCAGCGGAAGGCTGTGCCAGTGAGTCGCCCCAG TGTGATGGACAGGTGTGCACAAGGTGA
- the TNFRSF14 gene encoding tumor necrosis factor receptor superfamily member 14 isoform X2: MGPLQGWELPPWSQAPKADALSQALYLLLLGSLPWALATAPCKEEEYPVGSECCPKCSPGYRVKEACGELTGTVCAPCDPGTYTAHLNGLSECLQCRMCDPAMALVTRQKCSRTENTVCACAQGHFCISENEDDCVECRPHTPCKPGQRVVARGTKQRDTMCEDCPPGTFSPNGTLEQCQPWTMCSGPFQREAHAGTSSSDVTCSSWGPPLMSSFLGIFVLLVLISLCFWMKRRRPHERSTKPRTFQQVPQAPPDVTTVAMEETASMPPAGV; the protein is encoded by the exons ATGGGGCCTCTTCAAGGCTGGGAGCTGCCCCCCTGGAGCCAGGCCCCCAAGGCTGATGCCCTGAGCCAG GCCCTGTACCTCCTCCTCCTGGGGTCCCTCCCCTGGGCTCTGGCCACGGCCCCCTGCAAAGAGGAAGAGTATCCGGTAGGGTCCGAGTGCTGTCCCAAATGCAGCCCAG GTTACCGGGTGAAGGAGGCCTGTGGGGAGCTGACTGGCACCGTCTGTGCTCCCTGTGACCCGGGGACCTACACGGCCCACCTCAATGGCCTGAGCGAGTGTCTGCAGTGCCGAATGTGTGACCCAG CCATGGCCCTGGTGACCAGGCAGAAATGCTCCAGAACAGAGAATACTGTGTGCGCCTGTGCCCAGGGCCACTTCTGCATCAGTGAGAACGAGGACGACTGTGTGGAGTGCCGTCCCCACACGCCCTGCAAACCTGGACAGAGGGTAGTGGCCAGAG GCACCAAGCAGAGGGACACGATGTGTGAAGACTGCCCTCCCGGGACCTTCTCACCCAATGGGACCCTGGAGCAGTGCCAGCCCTGGACCAT GTGCAGCGGCCCTTTTCAGCGGGAAGCACATGCTGGGACCAGCAGCTCCGATGTCACAtgctcctcctggggccctcCCCTTATGAGCAGTTTCCTTGGTATATTTGTGCTCCTTGTCCTCATAAGCCTCTGCTTTTGGATGAAACGTAGAAGGCCGCATG AGAGATCCACCAAGCCAAGAACCTTTCAACAG GTCCCGCAGGCCCCACCGGACGTCACCACAGTGGCCATGGAGGAGACAGCATCCATGCCCCCTGCGGGGGTATGA
- the PRXL2B gene encoding prostamide/prostaglandin F synthase isoform X3 translates to MSTVDLARVGACVLKHAVTGEAVELRTLWLEQACVVAGLRRFGCSVCRWIARDLSSLRGLLDQHGVRLVGVGPEVLGVQEFLDGGYFAGELYLDESKQFYRELGFKRYNSLSILPAALGKPVRDVALKAKAVGIHGNLSGDLLQCGGLLVVTKGGDKVLLHFVQNSPGDYVPRESILQALGISAEGCASESPQCDGQVCTR, encoded by the exons ATGAGCACTGTGGACCTTGCCCGCGTGGGCGCGTGTGTCCTGAAGCACGCGGTGACCGGCGAG GCCGTGGAGCTGCGGACTCTGTGGCTGGAACAGGCGTGCGTGGTGGCCGGCCTGCGGCGCTTCGGCTGCTCAGTGTGTCGCTGGATCGCCCGGGACCTCAGCAGCCTCAGGGGGCTCCTGGACCAGCACGGCGTGCGCCTGGTGGGCGTGGGCCCCGAGGTCTTGGGCGTGCAGGAGTTCCTGGACGGTGGCTACTTCGCAGGAG AGCTTTACCTGGATGAGAGCAAGCAGTTCTACAGGGAGCTGGGCTTCAAGCG GTACAACAGCTTGAGCATCTTGCCGGCTGCCCTGGGAAAGCCTGTGCGCGATGTGGCCCTCAAG GCCAAAGCTGTTGGCATCCACGGGAACCTGTCTGGGGACCTGCTGCAGTGTGGGGGGCTACTGGTGGTTACCAAAG GTGGTGACAAAGTGTTGCTACACTTTGTCCAGAACTCGCCAGGCGACTATGTCCCCCGGGAGAGCATCTTGCAGGCCCTGGGCATCTCAGCGGAAGGCTGTGCCAGTGAGTCGCCCCAG TGTGATGGACAGGTGTGCACAAGGTGA